The following is a genomic window from Verrucosispora sp. WMMD573.
GAGATCGCCAGGAGCCCTGATGGACGCCGTGTTCTCCGTACCCGAGCCACGTAACGAGCCGGTGCGCAGCTATGAGCCGGGCAGCACCGACCGCGAACGTCTCCAGCGGAGGCTCACCGAGCTGGCCGCCGAGCGCATCGACCTGCCGATGACCATCGCGGGCGAACAGCGGATGGCCGGTGGCGAGCCGATCCTGGTGGTGCAGCCGCACCGGCACGCGCACGTCCTCGGCGTCACCGGGCACGCCACCCACGACGACGCGCGGGCGGCCGTCAAGGCCGCCAAGGACGCCGCGCCGGGCTGGCGCACGCTGCCCTTCGAGGAGCGCGCCGCGATCTTCCTGCGCGCCGCCGAGCTGCTCTCCGGGCCGTGGCGGGACACCCTGAACGCGGCCACCATGCTCGGCCAGTCGAAGACCGCCGTGCAGGCCGAGATCGACTCGGCCTGCGAGTTCATCGACTTCCTGCGGTTCAACGTGCACTTCGCCCGCAAGCTGCTGGCCGAGCAGCCGATGTCGTCGCCCGGCGTGTGGAACCGCTTCGACCACCGGCCACTGGAAGGCTTCGTCTACGCGGTCACCCCGTTCAACTTCACCGCCATCGCCGGCAATCTGCCCTCGGCGCCGGCCCTGCTCGGCAACACGGTGGTCTGGAAGCCGGGTCCGACCCAGCAGTTCGCCGCCCACTTCACCATGCGCCTGTTCGAGGCGGCCGGGCTGCCGCCCGGGGTGATCAACCTGGTGACCGGCCGGGGTGAGGAGGTCTCCGACGTGGTGCTGGCCGACCCCGACCTGGCCGGCATCCACTTCACCGGCTCCACCAAGGTCTTCCAGCACCTCTGGCGCACGGTCGGGGAGAACATCGCGAGCTACCGGGGCTACCCCAGGCTGGTCGGCGAGACCGGCGGCAAGGACTTCGTGGTCGCGCACTCCAGCGCCGACATCGACGCGCTGCACACTGCGCTGATCCGGGGGGCCTTCGAGTACCAGGGGCAGAAGTGCTCGGCGGCCTCCCGCGCGTACGTCCCGCGCTCCCTCTGGGAGGGTGGCCTGCGTGACCGGCTGGCCGCGACCGCTGACGGGCTGGCCTACGGAGACGTCACCGACTTCCGCAACTTCGGTGGCGCGGTCATCGACGACAAGGCGTACTCCCGGCACACCGCCGCACTGGAGCTGATCTCCTCCGACGACAGTTGCCGGATCATCGCCGGTGGCACCGCCGACGACTCGGTCGGCTGGTTCGTGCGCCCGACGATCTTCGAGTGTGGCGACCCGGCACACGAGACGTTCACGACCGAGTACTTCGGCCCGATCCTCGGCGTGCACGTCTTCGACGACGCCCGCTTCGACGAGGTGGTCACGCAGGCCGAGGCCATCGCTCCGTACGCACTGACCGGGTCGATCTTCGCCACCGACCGGCGGGTGGTCGACGCGGTGGCCGAGAAGATGCGGTACGCGGCCGGCAACTTCTACATCAACGACAAGCCGACCGGCGCGGTGGTCGGTCAGCAGCCGTTCGGCGGTGCCCGGGCCAGCGGCACCAACGACAAGGCCGGCTCCTGGCACAACCTGGTCCGCTGGATGTCCCCCCGGACGATCAAGGAGACCTTCGTGCCGCCGACCGACCACACCTACCCCCACATGGGCTGAAGTTGTAACGAAGGGGCCCCTCCCGACGCCTCCTCTACGGGAGGGGCCCTCCGCACGCCACGCTTTTGGGGAGAGAATCCTGCCCGGCATCCGGCAGGTGGGTGGCTCCGGTGGACCGTCGCGCGCCGACAGTGCACATAGGAAACCCCGATCGGTGGCGAAAAGGGGAAATCCTGGACGCCGGCCCGGCAAAGTGGCAGCGTAAGGGGCATGGCGGAATCCGGAGTGAACCCCACGGCGGCGGCCCTACTCGGGCTGCTCCACGAGGGTCCCATGACAGGTGGCCAGTTGATGGCCGCCGCCGAGCGCCGACTGGCGCCGTACTGGTCGATGACCCGAAGCCAGGTCTACCGCGAGTTGCCGGTGCTGGCCGAGCGAGGTTTCGTCCGGTTGGGTAAGCCCGGGCCGCGGATGAGTCAGCCGTACGCGATCACCGCAGCCGGGAAACGGACATTCTCCCGCTGGCTGGCCGAGGATCCGGGGCGGGACACCATCCGCAACCCGATCGCCCTACGCATCGCCTTCGGGAACCTGCACTCCCCGAACCAGCTGAAGAACCTCCAGACCGCAGCCAACGAGTACCACACCGACGCGCTGGCCCGGGTCCGCGAGCAGGTCAAGAACGCCAAGAAGGAAGGCGACACGTACGACGCGAG
Proteins encoded in this region:
- the pruA gene encoding L-glutamate gamma-semialdehyde dehydrogenase, with the translated sequence MDAVFSVPEPRNEPVRSYEPGSTDRERLQRRLTELAAERIDLPMTIAGEQRMAGGEPILVVQPHRHAHVLGVTGHATHDDARAAVKAAKDAAPGWRTLPFEERAAIFLRAAELLSGPWRDTLNAATMLGQSKTAVQAEIDSACEFIDFLRFNVHFARKLLAEQPMSSPGVWNRFDHRPLEGFVYAVTPFNFTAIAGNLPSAPALLGNTVVWKPGPTQQFAAHFTMRLFEAAGLPPGVINLVTGRGEEVSDVVLADPDLAGIHFTGSTKVFQHLWRTVGENIASYRGYPRLVGETGGKDFVVAHSSADIDALHTALIRGAFEYQGQKCSAASRAYVPRSLWEGGLRDRLAATADGLAYGDVTDFRNFGGAVIDDKAYSRHTAALELISSDDSCRIIAGGTADDSVGWFVRPTIFECGDPAHETFTTEYFGPILGVHVFDDARFDEVVTQAEAIAPYALTGSIFATDRRVVDAVAEKMRYAAGNFYINDKPTGAVVGQQPFGGARASGTNDKAGSWHNLVRWMSPRTIKETFVPPTDHTYPHMG
- a CDS encoding PadR family transcriptional regulator, which codes for MAESGVNPTAAALLGLLHEGPMTGGQLMAAAERRLAPYWSMTRSQVYRELPVLAERGFVRLGKPGPRMSQPYAITAAGKRTFSRWLAEDPGRDTIRNPIALRIAFGNLHSPNQLKNLQTAANEYHTDALARVREQVKNAKKEGDTYDASALEFAVAYHRAALSWLKSAATG